In Perca fluviatilis chromosome 11, GENO_Pfluv_1.0, whole genome shotgun sequence, the following proteins share a genomic window:
- the mrpl37 gene encoding 39S ribosomal protein L37, mitochondrial, producing the protein MLPETAQCLKTAAPLFSQTVFLKDLRRLSTHGGAGASHLQARRHFGVSRCLTAKVPPERKPRERVEIPGLEMVTYGERMHYVPGLSKPVHPQWERDYKDPRHYRAPPAHEMPLCKEKPCYVYNQRTSALEGVRQALWLTKTKLICGLPPQLLSLAESPANQIPDQDERVQNAIKHARFWDTTEERPGKEKYSNTLLLNLLHLCATLQPSHPAIGRRILAEKYSLAATWKRGEDLFQIRGQNGLLQNCMDPLPEVSGKQEVGDTADHVLETFYPVSPTIDLQKVNVYKEVNCSGFRGDYPYPHAHTLYFLEGADPRCKLRPEQFRAKMFMFTFGNALVRAHNLYGPQPQRVLDRPVTVQAVGTNGRIFQFMVFQLNTTDLSGDDGIKNQVWLDEDVELYDFAKVRPLIKKKQVKVPAGLAGYKPETFRKFLALYLHGAV; encoded by the exons ATGCTTCCAGAAACTGCCCAGTGTTTAAAAACGGCGGCTCCGTTGTTTTCTCAAACCGTTTTCTTGAAGGATTTGAGACGGTTGTCCACACATGGAGGAGCCGGGGCCAGCCACCTTCAGGCCCGGAGGCACTTCGGTGTCAGCCGCTGTCTGACAGCCAAGGTTCCCCCTGAGCGCAAACCCAGGGAGAGAGTGGAGATCCCCGGGCTGGAGATGGTCACCTACGGGGAGAGGATGCACTATGTGCCGGGGCTGTCTAAGCCCGTTCACCCGCAGTGGGAGAGGGACTACAAGGACCCGAGGCATTACAGGGCTCCCCCGGCTCACGAGATGCCGCTGTGCAAAGAAAAACCGTGCTATGTGTACAACCAGAGGACCAGCGCACTGGAAG gtGTGCGTCAGGCTCTGTGGTTGACCAAAACCAAATTGATCTGTGGTCTTCCGCCTCAGCTCCTCTCATTGGCAGAGAGTCCTGCCAATCAGATACCAGATCAGGATGAACGTGTGCAGAACGCCATCAAACATGCCCGCTTCTGGGACACGACAGAGGAAAGACCGGGCAAAGAGAAATACAG CAACACTCTGCTCTTGAACCTGCTCCATCTGTGTGCAACTCTACAGCCCAGCCACCCAGCGATTGGAAGGAGGATCCTTGCTGAGAAATACTCATTGGCAGCCACATGGAAAAGAG GTGAGGACCTGTTCCAGATTCGAGGTCAGAATGGTTTACTGCAAAACTGCATGGATCCTCTCCCAGAGGTTTCcgggaaacaggaagtgggcgACACAGCAGATCACGTCCTGGAAACCTTCTATCCCGTCTCCCCCACCATCGACCTGCAGAAAGTAAACGTGTACAAGGAGGTGAACTGCTCAG GTTTCAGGGGTGACTACCCTTATCCCCATGCCCACACACTTTACTTTCTGGAGGGAGCTGATCCTCGCTGTAAGCTCCGGCCAGAACAGTTCAGAGCCAAGATGTTCATGTTCACCTTTGGAAACGCTCTGGTCCGTGCACACAACCTGTATGGG ccccAGCCTCAGCGTGTACTAGATCGTCCTGTAACAGTTCAGGCAGTAGGGACCAACGGCAGAATTTTCCAGTTTATGGTTTTCCAGCTCAACACCACAGATCTCTCCGGAGACGACGGCATCAAGAACCAG GTGTGGCTGGATGAAGACGTTGAGCTCTACGACTTTGCAAAAGTCCGACCTCTCATCAAGAAGAAGCAAGTGAAG GTACCAGCTGGTCTGGCAGGATACAAGCCTGAAACATTCAGAAAGTTCTTGGCCCTGTACCTACACGGGGCTgtgtag